One region of Lathamus discolor isolate bLatDis1 chromosome 2, bLatDis1.hap1, whole genome shotgun sequence genomic DNA includes:
- the IBA57 gene encoding putative transferase CAF17, mitochondrial isoform X1 produces the protein MLVRARAAAAATTSLPGMHRLWRGGGSGAAACFPLRRALLDVRGAETAVFLQGLLTNDVTQLVAGDGPPAAPALPRALYAHALNVQGRCLYDLILYRLHESPEEEPHVLLECDSGVLDAIQKHLKLYKIRRKVNIAPCLDLSLWAVIPGEQAGDIASSLAKCADLAPVLSPDPRTEVMGWRVITKKGVNLSEIIPGSHVGNIQDYHRHRYKQGVPEGVKDLPPGVALPLESNLAYMNGISFTKGCYIGQELTARTHHVGVIRKRLLPVQFPAPLPTDSIPEGADIVTETGKSAGKFRFGGGELGIALLRLANVNEALYLNSGGDKVKLTASIPEWWPKTASK, from the exons ATGTTGGTGAGGgcgcgagcggcggcggcggcgacaACCAGCCTGCCCGGTATGCACCGGTTgtggcggggcggggggagcggggccgccgcCTGCTTCCCGCTGCGCCGGGCGCTGTTGGACGTGCGGGGCGCCGAGACCGCCGTTTTCCTACAGGGGCTCCTCACCAACGACGTCACGCAGTTAGTCGCGGGGGACGGCCCCCCCGCCGCGCCGGCCCTGCCGCGCGCGCTGTACGCGCATGCGCTGAACGTCCAGGGCCGCTGCCTGTATGACCTCATCCTGTACAG GCTTCATGAGAGTCCAGAAGAAGAGCCTCACGTCCTGCTGGAGTGTGACAGTGGCGTGCTGGATGCCATACAAAAACATCTGAAACTGTACAAGATCCGGAGGAAAGTAAACATCGCCCCTTGCCTTGACCTCTCTTTGTGGGCCGTCATCCCTGGGGAGCAGGCTGGAGACATTGCCAGTTCCCTTGCAAAATGTGCAGACCTGGCTCCAGTTTTAAGTCCTGACCCCAGAACAGAAGTCATGGGCTGGAGAGTTATCACAAAGAAAGGAGTGAATCTGTCAGAGATTATCCCTGGGAGTCATGTTGGAAACATTCAGGATTACCACAGGCACAGGTATAAACAAG GAGTTCCTGAAGGTGTGAAAGATCTACCTCCTGGTGTTGCCCTCCCACTGGAATCAAACCTGGCCTACATGAATGGCATCAGCTTCACCAAAGGCTGCTACATTGGACAGGAGCTGACAGCCAGGACCCACCATGTGGGTGTCATTCGCAAGCGGCTGCTGCCAGTCCAGTTTCCAGCTCCTCTTCCCACAGACAGCATTCCCGAGGGTGCCGATATTGTAACTGAAACGGGAAAGTCAGCCGGCAAGTTCCGGTTTGGAGGAGGTGAACTCGGCATAGCTCTTCTGAGGTTAGCTAATGTAAATGAAGCTCTCTACCTAAATAGTGGAGGTGATAAAGTAAAGCTCACTGCAAGTATACCTGAGTGGTGGCCGAAAACTGCTAGCAAATAA
- the IBA57 gene encoding putative transferase CAF17, mitochondrial isoform X2, with protein MGWRVITKKGVNLSEIIPGSHVGNIQDYHRHRYKQGVPEGVKDLPPGVALPLESNLAYMNGISFTKGCYIGQELTARTHHVGVIRKRLLPVQFPAPLPTDSIPEGADIVTETGKSAGKFRFGGGELGIALLRLANVNEALYLNSGGDKVKLTASIPEWWPKTASK; from the exons ATGGGCTGGAGAGTTATCACAAAGAAAGGAGTGAATCTGTCAGAGATTATCCCTGGGAGTCATGTTGGAAACATTCAGGATTACCACAGGCACAGGTATAAACAAG GAGTTCCTGAAGGTGTGAAAGATCTACCTCCTGGTGTTGCCCTCCCACTGGAATCAAACCTGGCCTACATGAATGGCATCAGCTTCACCAAAGGCTGCTACATTGGACAGGAGCTGACAGCCAGGACCCACCATGTGGGTGTCATTCGCAAGCGGCTGCTGCCAGTCCAGTTTCCAGCTCCTCTTCCCACAGACAGCATTCCCGAGGGTGCCGATATTGTAACTGAAACGGGAAAGTCAGCCGGCAAGTTCCGGTTTGGAGGAGGTGAACTCGGCATAGCTCTTCTGAGGTTAGCTAATGTAAATGAAGCTCTCTACCTAAATAGTGGAGGTGATAAAGTAAAGCTCACTGCAAGTATACCTGAGTGGTGGCCGAAAACTGCTAGCAAATAA
- the GJC2 gene encoding gap junction gamma-2 protein, translating into MTNMSWSFLTRLLEEIHNHSTFVGKVWLTVLIVFRIVLTAVGGESIYSDEQSKFTCNTKQPGCDNVCYDAFAPLSHVRFWVFQIIMISTPSVMYLGYAIHRIARSAEEEKKFKGFKKKKQFALNWQAVRNMEDAMEADEDEPMISDDTAEREKAKAKPKSKEQQKHDGRRRIQEEGLMKIYVFQLLTRASFEVCFLIGQYLLYGFEVEAYYVCNRVPCPHTVDCFVSRPTEKTIFLLVMYVVSCLCLLLNMCEMFHLGFGTIRDAIRNRKINSFRQPPYNYAYPKNISCPPEYNLVVKSEKSTKIPNSLMAHEQNLANVAQEQQCTSPDENLPSDLSTLHKHLRVAQEQLDIAFQSYSSTQGNTQPSRTSSPASGGTVVEQNRANIAQEKQGAKPKASLEKGSSSSKDGKTSVWI; encoded by the coding sequence ATGACCAACATGAGCTGGAGCTTTCTAACCCGCCTGCTAGAAGAGATTCACAATCACTCCACCTTTGTGGGGAAGGTCTGGCTCACCGTGCTCATCGTCTTCCGCATTGTCTTGACAGCGGTGGGAGGGGAGTCCATCTACTCTGATGAGCAGAGCAAGTTCACCTGTAACACCAAGCAACCTGGCTGTGACAATGTCTGTTATGATGCCTTTGCGCCGCTGTCACACGTCAGGTTCTGGGTCTTCCAGATCATCATGATATCCACCCCTTCAGTCATGTACCTGGGCTATGCCATCCACAGGATCGCCCGGTcggcagaggaggagaagaagttCAAGGGATTTAAGAAGAAGAAGCAGTTTGCTTTGAACTGGCAGGCAGTGCGCAACATGGAGGACGCAATGGAGGCTGATGAAGATGAGCCCATGATCTCTGACGACACAGCAGAACGTGAGAAAGCCAAAGCCAAGCCCAAgagcaaagagcagcaaaagcatGATGGGAGGAGACGTATCCAAGAAGAAGGACTGATGAAAATCTATGTCTTTCAGCTACTCACCAGAGCTTCATTTGAAGTTTGCTTTTTGATAGGGCAGTATTTACTCTATGGCTTTGAGGTAGAAGCCTATTATGTCTGCAACAGAGTCCCCTGCCCTCACACTGTGGACTGCTTTGTGTCTCGGCCAACAGAGAAGACCATCTTTCTCCTGGTGATGTATGTGGTGAGCTGCCTGTGCTTATTGCTGAACATGTGTGAGATGTTTCATCTGGGGTTTGGGACCATCCGAGACGCCATTCGCAACCGGAAAATCAACAGCTTCAGGCAACCCCCGTACAATTATGCCTACCCAAAGAACATCTCCTGCCCTCCTGAGTACAACCTGGTAGTGAAATCAGAAAAGTCCACCAAGATCCCCAACAGCCTGATGGCTCACGAGCAGAACTTGGCTAACGTTgctcaggagcagcagtgcaCCAGCCCGGATGAGAACCTCCCGTCAGACCTGTCCACCCTTCACAAACACTTACGAGTGGCCCAGGAGCAGTTAGACATAGCATTTCAGAGCTACAGCAGCACCCAGGGTAACACACAACCTTCTCGAACCAGCAGTCCTGCCTCGGGTGGCACAGTGGTAGAGCAGAACAGAGCCAACATCGCTCAAGAGAAACAAGGTGCTAAAcccaaggccagcttggagaaAGGAAGCTCAAGCAGTAAAGATGGAAAGACATCTGTATGGATATAG